From [Clostridium] symbiosum, a single genomic window includes:
- a CDS encoding DJ-1/PfpI family protein, with amino-acid sequence MKKTILFVILEQYADWEAAYLSSALYMLGQTEYEVKTVSLTEGAVRSIGGFRALPDYTVNSVPDDYEALVLVGGLSWREKSALQVKPLVEQCLEKGRILAGICDASVFLGACGVLNDGKHTSNDLNDLKTWSKEAYTGEKNYVLQPAVSDRNIITANGTAPLEFAKEVLLTLKAAPEDKIMEWFQFHKQGLYNAPLPKDVSFD; translated from the coding sequence ATGAAGAAAACAATTTTATTTGTGATTCTGGAACAATATGCGGACTGGGAGGCGGCTTATCTGTCTTCCGCCCTCTATATGCTCGGCCAGACAGAATATGAAGTCAAAACGGTATCCCTGACCGAAGGGGCCGTCCGGTCTATCGGAGGCTTCCGCGCCCTGCCCGACTATACGGTAAACTCCGTCCCCGATGATTATGAGGCTCTCGTTTTAGTCGGCGGCTTATCATGGAGAGAAAAATCGGCGCTGCAGGTTAAGCCGCTCGTCGAACAGTGCCTCGAAAAAGGCCGGATTTTAGCCGGTATCTGCGATGCCTCTGTTTTCTTGGGCGCATGTGGTGTATTAAATGACGGAAAGCATACCAGCAATGATCTGAATGATTTGAAGACATGGTCGAAAGAAGCATATACGGGAGAGAAAAACTATGTACTTCAACCGGCGGTGAGTGATCGGAATATCATTACTGCAAACGGCACGGCGCCTCTGGAATTTGCAAAAGAAGTCCTCCTCACCCTGAAAGCCGCTCCCGAGGATAAAATTATGGAATGGTTCCAGTTTCATAAGCAGGGGCTGTACAATGCTCCGCTGCCAAAAGATGTAAGCTTTGATTAA
- a CDS encoding ABC transporter permease, with protein sequence MRFFDLLSMSVNSLLRRKLRTFLTVLGVVIGTASIVVMISLGIGLNKFTMEQYESSGSLTAIRIYNYDRGNSSDKTNPEDSFMTDDTMKVFERIPHVVSAYPKLNMYVIMKQGVYEGNVQLVGIPLSAMKDIKLGEGKLPDADSQDLEMVVGNMASQNFYNSKTGDGFDYRTGKGPDVDFMNKPLFTIFDTDAYYQSKYPSGGDGTSPAKPPKKYMLKTAGMVEGGPEDWNEYSYGIYVDIEKLKTQLKQIFKKNPIPGQPTNKKGKPYNYFVYEQATVNVDDMKNVVEVQKTINNMGYEANSQMEWLEQSQKQSNMVQAVLGGIGAVSLFVAAIGIANTMMMSIYERTKEIGVIKVLGCAMGNIRSMFLIEAGFIGFVGGVIGVLLSYGVSFLINKFLAGALLYGMTSKLSMIPPWLGFASIGFAVLIGMIAGFFPALRAMKLSPLAAIRND encoded by the coding sequence ATGAGATTCTTTGATCTTTTGTCAATGAGTGTCAACAGCCTGCTTCGGAGAAAACTCAGGACATTTCTTACGGTTCTGGGGGTTGTGATTGGTACGGCTTCCATTGTGGTCATGATTTCTCTGGGAATTGGACTGAACAAGTTCACGATGGAGCAGTATGAATCGTCGGGGAGCCTGACCGCGATCCGGATCTACAATTACGATCGCGGCAATTCCAGTGATAAGACCAATCCGGAAGACAGCTTTATGACGGATGATACGATGAAAGTGTTTGAGCGGATCCCACATGTGGTTTCCGCCTACCCAAAACTCAATATGTATGTGATTATGAAACAGGGAGTTTATGAGGGGAATGTCCAGTTAGTTGGAATCCCCTTATCGGCCATGAAAGACATCAAACTGGGTGAGGGAAAACTTCCCGACGCCGACTCTCAGGATTTGGAGATGGTGGTCGGAAATATGGCTTCGCAGAACTTTTATAATTCAAAGACCGGGGACGGATTTGACTACAGGACGGGCAAGGGCCCCGATGTGGATTTCATGAATAAACCGCTCTTTACGATCTTTGATACCGATGCCTATTACCAGTCGAAATACCCGTCCGGAGGTGATGGGACGTCTCCGGCAAAGCCGCCGAAAAAATATATGCTGAAGACCGCCGGAATGGTGGAAGGCGGACCGGAGGACTGGAATGAATACAGCTACGGCATTTACGTCGATATCGAGAAGCTGAAAACACAGCTCAAGCAGATTTTTAAGAAAAATCCGATCCCGGGACAGCCGACCAACAAAAAAGGCAAACCGTACAACTATTTTGTCTACGAACAGGCCACTGTGAATGTTGACGATATGAAGAATGTTGTGGAGGTCCAGAAGACCATCAACAACATGGGGTACGAGGCAAACAGCCAGATGGAGTGGCTGGAGCAGTCCCAGAAGCAGTCCAACATGGTGCAGGCCGTGCTCGGCGGCATCGGGGCGGTCTCTCTCTTTGTAGCGGCCATCGGTATAGCCAATACGATGATGATGTCTATCTACGAGAGAACCAAGGAGATAGGCGTTATCAAGGTGCTTGGATGCGCAATGGGAAATATCAGAAGCATGTTTCTGATTGAGGCCGGATTTATCGGTTTTGTCGGGGGTGTAATCGGAGTGCTCTTAAGCTACGGAGTCTCTTTCCTGATTAATAAATTCCTGGCAGGAGCCCTGTTATACGGAATGACCAGCAAGCTGTCGATGATACCGCCGTGGCTGGGCTTTGCATCAATCGGATTTGCCGTATTGATCGGTATGATTGCGGGATTCTTCCCGGCCCTCAGGGCGATGAAGCTGAGCCCGTTAGCGGCAATCCGGAATGACTGA
- a CDS encoding DMT family transporter, producing MNNRFKGLVCALSSAVLFGLCPVFCKYSYEEGGTPLSVTFFRAFAAIPFLFAFILYRRMTFRVKFNEFRDLLLAGAVGMTATALLLSGSYARIGSGLATTLHFTYPALTSLCGAIIFRERLNGGARAALLLVTAGVVCFSWNTASAAPLGVALALLSGMTYTFYIMFLGHSTLQEMDTCRLLFFFSIIMGIVVGVYGLLSGGFSLTMTAAGYIFTVVNSLCAMIAGLLFQEGVRLAGGAAAAMASALEPATSVLFGVLLFHEPMHLPELFGSLSVLAGILLLISPKKGKEPGTA from the coding sequence ATGAATAATCGTTTTAAGGGCCTCGTCTGTGCGCTCAGCTCCGCCGTCCTGTTCGGCCTGTGCCCGGTATTTTGCAAGTATTCTTACGAAGAAGGGGGCACACCGCTCTCCGTAACCTTTTTCCGGGCCTTCGCCGCCATCCCGTTTCTGTTTGCTTTCATCCTGTACCGGCGCATGACATTCCGTGTGAAATTTAATGAATTCCGGGACCTGCTGCTTGCGGGCGCCGTGGGAATGACCGCCACCGCTCTCCTGCTCAGCGGCTCCTACGCCCGTATCGGAAGTGGGCTTGCCACAACGCTGCATTTTACCTATCCTGCCCTGACATCGCTGTGCGGCGCCATAATCTTTCGCGAACGCCTAAACGGGGGCGCCAGGGCCGCGCTATTGCTTGTGACCGCAGGCGTGGTATGTTTCTCCTGGAACACTGCCTCGGCTGCTCCCCTGGGTGTGGCTCTCGCTCTGCTATCCGGCATGACCTACACCTTTTATATCATGTTTTTAGGCCACTCCACACTTCAGGAGATGGATACCTGCCGGCTCCTGTTTTTCTTTTCCATTATAATGGGCATTGTCGTCGGAGTTTACGGCCTCCTGTCGGGCGGCTTCTCCCTCACAATGACTGCCGCGGGTTACATTTTTACGGTGGTTAACTCCCTCTGCGCCATGATTGCGGGACTTCTGTTTCAGGAAGGCGTGCGGCTTGCAGGAGGCGCTGCGGCCGCCATGGCCTCGGCTCTCGAACCCGCCACCAGTGTGCTGTTCGGCGTCCTCCTCTTTCATGAACCGATGCACCTTCCGGAACTGTTCGGCTCGCTCTCCGTACTGGCCGGGATCCTGCTGCTGATTTCTCCCAAAAAGGGAAAAGAACCGGGGACGGCGTAA
- a CDS encoding MATE family efflux transporter, translating into MQIGHSLTEGSVRKQLILFSFPFFLSSLIQNLYMTADMLIVQWVGGAAASSAVGIGGEVVSAFTFLIIGFASGGTVLISQYVGAQRREDVEETIGTLLTLFALCAVLMTSVMYLAARPFLILLKTPAESFDNACSYMRICMLGNFFVFEYNAISSVLNGTGDSKRPLFFVAVSGTLNVFLDLLFVAGFRMGPDGSAWATVISQAVSFFISAVYLVKKSNIFRLSRRNLRFRRAKVFLIIKIGFPAAVQNSISSVSFMFLTALINQYGYAASAAAQLAGKFNNIAMLPSSAMSGAMAVMTGQNIGAKKPERALSCLREGISLSLLIGIPLFLATICFTPQFMSVLARGEPDVIRYGTLYIRGFCADYLLTAFVFSANGFINGTGHTLITLCSNTLQGLIIRVPAAYLLALGFHMGILGIGIAVPAATLGGGILVFFYILSGRWRQHVTVD; encoded by the coding sequence ATGCAGATTGGACACAGTCTCACCGAGGGCAGCGTAAGAAAACAGCTGATCCTCTTCAGCTTCCCCTTCTTCCTGTCCAGCCTGATTCAAAATCTGTACATGACTGCTGACATGCTGATCGTTCAGTGGGTAGGCGGAGCCGCCGCCAGTTCGGCAGTCGGCATCGGCGGCGAGGTTGTATCTGCTTTTACATTTTTAATTATCGGTTTCGCTTCGGGCGGAACCGTCTTAATATCCCAGTACGTCGGAGCACAGCGCAGGGAGGATGTAGAAGAGACCATTGGAACCTTGCTTACTTTGTTTGCCCTTTGCGCCGTGCTTATGACATCTGTCATGTACCTTGCAGCCCGCCCTTTCCTGATACTCCTGAAAACTCCTGCCGAATCATTTGACAATGCCTGCAGCTATATGCGCATTTGTATGCTTGGCAATTTCTTTGTCTTTGAATATAATGCCATCAGCTCAGTTTTAAATGGAACCGGCGACTCCAAAAGGCCCCTGTTCTTTGTGGCCGTGTCGGGAACGCTCAACGTGTTCCTGGATTTGCTGTTTGTCGCCGGATTCAGGATGGGCCCGGACGGTTCCGCCTGGGCCACAGTTATCTCCCAGGCAGTCAGTTTTTTTATCTCCGCAGTATACCTTGTCAAAAAGAGCAATATTTTCCGGCTGTCACGCAGGAATTTACGGTTCAGGCGCGCCAAAGTCTTTCTCATTATCAAGATCGGCTTTCCGGCCGCCGTCCAGAACAGCATCTCCTCCGTCTCTTTCATGTTTTTGACGGCCCTGATCAACCAGTACGGATACGCCGCTTCGGCTGCCGCCCAACTGGCAGGCAAATTCAACAACATCGCCATGCTGCCCAGCTCCGCAATGTCGGGAGCCATGGCCGTCATGACGGGACAGAATATCGGCGCAAAAAAACCGGAGCGCGCCCTCTCCTGCCTGAGAGAGGGAATCAGTCTTTCCCTCCTTATCGGTATTCCTCTCTTTCTGGCAACCATTTGTTTCACACCGCAGTTCATGAGTGTACTTGCCCGGGGTGAACCGGACGTGATACGTTACGGCACCCTGTACATCCGTGGTTTCTGCGCGGACTATCTTCTGACTGCATTCGTGTTCTCGGCCAACGGTTTCATCAACGGAACCGGCCACACGCTGATTACGCTGTGCAGCAACACGCTGCAGGGACTCATCATACGGGTTCCAGCCGCCTATCTGCTCGCCCTTGGATTTCATATGGGGATCCTCGGGATCGGAATTGCAGTCCCGGCAGCCACCCTTGGAGGGGGGATTCTCGTATTTTTCTATATTCTTTCAGGGAGATGGAGACAGCATGTGACGGTAGACTAA
- a CDS encoding L-2-amino-thiazoline-4-carboxylic acid hydrolase, protein MEEFILSRFGTEMGGTIIADIGKRRLALERFCMGKSASQENTMKTAILPRIALYQSLQEIMPAREAYDVTWTYTRTVVCPPKNRQYLKMERIPGFYHLFKRIFLFSMSHSENWRTKPGPPSRDGFGFTIHKCLWYDTCAECGCPELCKIFCDSDWENFRGLSKIQFKRTESLGTGGELCDFHFEKKHK, encoded by the coding sequence ATGGAAGAATTTATTTTGTCGCGCTTCGGCACGGAAATGGGTGGGACAATCATTGCAGACATTGGTAAAAGACGGCTGGCCTTAGAACGCTTCTGCATGGGAAAAAGCGCCTCCCAGGAGAATACCATGAAGACGGCAATCCTTCCCAGAATAGCCCTTTACCAGTCTTTACAGGAAATTATGCCCGCCCGCGAGGCCTATGACGTTACCTGGACTTATACCAGGACGGTGGTGTGTCCTCCAAAGAACAGGCAGTATTTAAAAATGGAACGCATCCCCGGATTCTATCATCTCTTTAAGCGCATATTCCTTTTTTCCATGTCACACAGTGAAAACTGGCGGACAAAGCCAGGCCCTCCTTCCAGGGATGGCTTCGGATTTACGATCCATAAGTGCCTTTGGTACGACACCTGTGCGGAATGCGGCTGCCCCGAACTCTGCAAAATCTTTTGCGACAGTGACTGGGAGAATTTCAGAGGGCTGTCAAAAATCCAATTTAAGAGAACAGAGTCTCTCGGTACGGGTGGGGAACTCTGTGACTTCCATTTTGAGAAAAAGCATAAATAA
- a CDS encoding APC family permease produces MSEMTSTKELKRVLGRKELLSIGVGQTIGSGIFAMVGIGIAMTGRSASISMLIAAVFTILTDLPLLFVAGTVRLRGGFYTQLALLANNVSAGFFVIVHILSWTALAIYAISFSDYMLGLLPAVAPYKTLIAVVVMTIFYVTNMMGIEGAAKLQNAMMAILVVALTVFIAYGLPRVTPDYFAQPEFMTGGIKSVLSTGALFTWAVGGANVVIHLGAECKNPTRDIPFVIIAATSIIALFYAGLVVVASGVLPVSVVAGQPLTLVSAEVLPYPLHVFFIVGGAMFALSTTLNSALSWVTKPILQASVDGWFPAKMATISKKYKTPVVILTMFYIECIIVILFKVPISTLGNLAVILSNVFFAILAWSAGNLPDRIPELWEKSRFHVSRKVLKTFSTIGFISLVAQTFLLFSDLAPWEIVGNVAVLIFGVGYAYFREKSGKVHMEISYEEA; encoded by the coding sequence ATGTCTGAAATGACATCGACCAAAGAGCTTAAGAGAGTGCTCGGAAGAAAGGAACTTTTATCAATTGGCGTCGGCCAGACCATCGGCTCGGGGATCTTCGCTATGGTCGGCATCGGAATTGCAATGACCGGCAGATCTGCCAGTATCTCCATGCTGATCGCGGCTGTATTTACCATTCTTACCGATTTGCCGCTGTTATTCGTTGCCGGAACGGTGCGGCTGCGAGGCGGCTTTTACACCCAGCTCGCTCTTCTTGCCAACAATGTGAGCGCGGGATTCTTCGTAATCGTACATATTTTGTCCTGGACCGCTCTGGCAATCTACGCAATCAGCTTTTCCGATTATATGCTCGGTCTGCTTCCGGCTGTGGCGCCTTACAAAACTCTCATCGCCGTTGTCGTAATGACAATATTTTATGTGACGAACATGATGGGAATTGAAGGGGCTGCAAAGCTTCAGAACGCGATGATGGCAATCCTGGTGGTAGCGCTGACGGTATTTATCGCCTACGGACTTCCGCGGGTGACGCCCGATTACTTCGCACAGCCGGAGTTCATGACCGGCGGCATCAAGTCCGTTCTTTCGACCGGCGCCCTGTTTACATGGGCGGTTGGCGGCGCCAATGTAGTCATCCATCTGGGCGCGGAGTGTAAAAACCCGACCAGGGATATCCCGTTTGTCATCATTGCCGCAACATCTATTATCGCCTTGTTCTATGCAGGACTCGTGGTAGTGGCTTCCGGCGTCCTGCCCGTATCGGTAGTGGCGGGCCAGCCCCTCACACTCGTATCGGCAGAGGTTCTTCCCTACCCGCTCCATGTATTTTTCATCGTGGGCGGCGCCATGTTTGCCCTTTCCACCACGCTCAACTCGGCCCTGAGCTGGGTGACAAAGCCAATACTCCAGGCCTCTGTCGACGGCTGGTTCCCGGCAAAAATGGCTACGATCAGCAAAAAATACAAGACACCCGTCGTGATCCTCACCATGTTCTACATTGAATGCATTATCGTGATTCTGTTTAAGGTGCCGATCTCCACGCTCGGAAACCTGGCGGTTATCCTCAGTAACGTATTCTTTGCAATCCTTGCCTGGAGCGCGGGAAATCTTCCTGACAGGATCCCTGAGCTCTGGGAAAAATCGAGATTCCATGTGAGCCGGAAAGTGCTCAAAACCTTTTCAACCATCGGATTTATCTCCCTGGTAGCACAGACCTTCCTGCTCTTCAGCGACCTGGCTCCCTGGGAAATCGTCGGTAACGTTGCGGTTCTGATCTTTGGCGTCGGATATGCGTATTTCCGTGAGAAATCGGGAAAGGTACACATGGAGATCAGCTACGAGGAGGCATAG
- a CDS encoding winged helix-turn-helix domain-containing protein has product MEYGETGDEKIPLYRQISDEIRKQIEAGELESGMRLLSEAAMSGQKGVSVGTVKKAYAELEKLGYIYKVRGGGAYVSGKAKEALPESGTPEEIIAEAVRELSQCGLKMNRIFSIIREQSGQVFCSDRRIRAALVDSNPEVMHYVMMELKQFPFLDVTPYQIGGLLSGETVPGADFDLALVSHKYYDEFISYADSIRLRTERISLRESRETIARLAVLPDGQDICVIYRSREFLEEVRYVLKEFGKKNKLLCINEERFTSEDERYIYEKFPLIIPPDYMDYSGPGILQLIVRAQKVGCLLIPFEIKIDKGSLIHLKQTLERIQTREAKFII; this is encoded by the coding sequence ATGGAATATGGAGAGACAGGGGATGAAAAAATCCCGTTATACAGACAGATATCCGATGAAATCAGGAAACAGATTGAGGCGGGGGAGTTAGAAAGCGGTATGCGTCTTTTGTCCGAAGCCGCCATGTCCGGACAAAAGGGAGTGTCGGTTGGCACGGTAAAGAAAGCTTATGCGGAGCTGGAAAAACTGGGGTATATTTATAAGGTGCGTGGTGGTGGAGCCTACGTTTCGGGGAAGGCAAAGGAGGCGCTGCCGGAGAGCGGAACGCCGGAGGAGATTATCGCGGAAGCGGTCAGGGAGCTGTCTCAGTGCGGACTTAAGATGAACCGGATTTTTTCTATTATCCGGGAACAGAGCGGACAGGTGTTTTGCAGCGACCGGAGGATCCGGGCAGCGCTTGTGGACAGTAACCCGGAGGTCATGCATTATGTGATGATGGAGCTGAAGCAGTTTCCCTTTCTGGACGTAACACCGTACCAAATCGGCGGACTTCTCTCAGGGGAAACAGTGCCGGGGGCTGATTTCGACCTTGCCCTCGTATCGCACAAATATTACGATGAATTTATCAGCTACGCGGATTCCATCCGCCTGAGGACGGAGAGGATATCGCTCAGAGAAAGCCGTGAGACAATCGCCCGCCTGGCAGTTCTGCCCGACGGGCAGGATATCTGCGTCATCTACAGGAGCCGTGAATTTTTGGAAGAGGTACGGTATGTGCTGAAGGAATTCGGCAAAAAGAATAAACTGCTCTGCATCAATGAGGAGCGTTTCACAAGCGAGGATGAACGTTATATTTATGAGAAGTTTCCGCTCATCATTCCGCCCGATTACATGGATTACAGCGGGCCGGGAATTCTGCAGCTCATCGTGAGGGCGCAGAAGGTCGGCTGTCTGTTGATTCCCTTTGAGATTAAGATCGATAAAGGTTCCCTTATCCATCTAAAGCAGACGCTGGAACGAATACAGACCAGGGAGGCAAAGTTTATCATATGA
- a CDS encoding GntR family transcriptional regulator, with amino-acid sequence MTFAIDKSSGIPVYGQIADWVERQLETGFFREGEHLPSERKMCEMTGTARNTVKRAYEELSRRGIAGNDKNGRIYVKSRDTKLREKDAEKKAREFIVRLKECGLSWHKTEYLFLEQIWEHLPASEKLRLVWIDCSDEILKDTAEKIEKSCNVLVTPLLMDDLELNPDLLSEGGYDIVATTINHYDEVMQLWEREKGEPPRFEIDTVVLTISRETISRIARLEPDMQVIAVYKSELYRFSLQCYLEEFAVQGKIVYVPLDEAGTYLEQNTGRRAVILPQDLSYQEGEVRRIFEYCMDHNIFCLTFQQIIDNGSLAHLKKRIQQKWSGEGEKNREG; translated from the coding sequence ATGACATTTGCAATTGATAAGAGCTCCGGAATCCCGGTTTACGGCCAGATTGCCGACTGGGTGGAAAGACAGCTCGAAACCGGTTTTTTTAGGGAGGGAGAGCATCTCCCCTCAGAGCGGAAAATGTGTGAGATGACGGGAACGGCCAGAAATACGGTGAAACGGGCTTATGAGGAGCTTTCGCGCCGCGGGATTGCCGGGAACGATAAAAACGGCAGAATCTACGTGAAGAGCCGCGATACAAAGCTCCGGGAGAAAGACGCGGAAAAAAAAGCGCGGGAGTTCATTGTGAGACTTAAGGAATGCGGACTTTCCTGGCACAAAACGGAATATCTGTTTCTGGAACAGATTTGGGAGCACCTTCCGGCGTCGGAAAAGCTCCGACTGGTATGGATCGACTGTAGCGACGAGATACTAAAGGATACGGCCGAGAAAATTGAGAAAAGCTGCAATGTTCTCGTGACTCCCCTGCTCATGGATGACCTGGAACTGAACCCTGATCTTTTGTCGGAAGGGGGATATGATATTGTGGCAACCACAATTAACCACTATGACGAAGTGATGCAGTTGTGGGAGCGCGAAAAGGGAGAGCCGCCCCGGTTTGAGATAGATACGGTGGTCCTGACGATCAGCCGGGAGACAATCAGCCGGATCGCCAGGCTGGAGCCGGATATGCAGGTTATTGCAGTCTACAAGAGCGAACTGTACCGATTCAGCCTTCAGTGTTACCTGGAGGAATTTGCAGTACAGGGGAAAATCGTCTATGTGCCTCTTGATGAGGCGGGAACTTATTTAGAACAGAATACTGGACGTAGGGCGGTGATCCTGCCTCAGGATTTATCATATCAGGAGGGGGAAGTAAGACGCATTTTTGAATACTGCATGGATCACAATATTTTTTGCCTGACGTTCCAGCAGATTATCGACAACGGGTCTCTGGCGCATCTGAAGAAGCGGATTCAGCAGAAGTGGAGCGGAGAAGGGGAAAAGAACCGGGAAGGCTGA
- a CDS encoding FAD-dependent oxidoreductase: MTSQYPHLFSPLRIGNITLKNRIEAAPMGTDPNKTGYLSQENLAAYERRAKGGAAVVTRGETLVHAHTGSAHGNLCNLDNEDFMCSHLQLTDRIHQHNALANIEILHAGARAHPQFTNGVIYGPSAQPGVYGVDVTPMDEDFMNEIADAFAHGAFVAKYGGFDMVMVHGGHGWLLSQFLSPLYNTRTDRYGGSIENRARFPLMVIDRIRKAVGPDFPIEFRMSGDEFIPGGYGLDEAVEFARMLDGRVDLIHVSATSFRDVNSGCRMFPSAFLDHGCNVYLAEAVKKAVKTPVATVGALADPAYMEDIIASGKADIVVVGRQLQADPDFPNKVKAGRFNEVRPCVRCNHCLSLDFVPYVDMCSGISECTVNPEIGRELQSSMYEPKPRPKKVLVIGGGPGGMEAALKAEAQGHEVILVEKNSHLGGMLHVAAREIPFKQDLKRFMEYMIRMVEQKSILVMLNTEATPELIEKISPDTVICAVGAEPVIPNIPGLDRKEVIKVTDLDRPDLRFGDKIVVIGGGLLGCEEALSLAMEGKDATVLEMMDDVAKDSDILHKKAMMLEYDKRKDRLHVVTGVKCTLVDDDGVHVTDRNGNETVYKADSVILATGMKAKIREVEKLRTMDAEFIPVGDCVKAGQIRQAICGGYFAGRNA; encoded by the coding sequence ATGACATCACAATATCCACATTTGTTCAGCCCGCTACGAATCGGCAATATTACACTGAAAAACCGCATTGAAGCCGCCCCCATGGGAACAGATCCCAATAAAACCGGTTATCTGTCCCAGGAAAACCTGGCGGCCTATGAAAGAAGGGCAAAGGGAGGAGCAGCCGTCGTGACGAGGGGAGAGACTCTGGTACATGCCCATACAGGAAGCGCCCACGGAAATTTATGCAATCTGGACAACGAAGACTTTATGTGTTCCCATCTGCAGCTTACGGATCGGATCCATCAGCATAACGCACTGGCAAATATTGAAATTCTTCACGCCGGGGCCCGTGCACATCCTCAGTTTACGAACGGGGTTATCTACGGTCCCAGCGCCCAGCCGGGCGTTTACGGCGTCGATGTAACTCCGATGGATGAAGATTTTATGAATGAGATAGCCGATGCCTTTGCCCACGGCGCCTTCGTGGCAAAATACGGCGGTTTCGATATGGTAATGGTCCACGGCGGCCACGGATGGCTGCTCAGCCAGTTCCTGTCACCGCTTTACAATACTCGAACCGACCGGTACGGCGGTTCGATTGAGAACAGGGCAAGATTCCCTCTTATGGTCATCGACCGTATCCGCAAGGCTGTAGGACCGGATTTCCCAATTGAATTCCGCATGTCCGGCGACGAATTCATACCGGGTGGTTACGGGCTTGACGAGGCCGTAGAATTCGCCAGGATGCTGGACGGCAGGGTAGATTTAATCCATGTCTCTGCCACCTCCTTCCGGGATGTAAATTCCGGCTGCCGGATGTTCCCATCCGCATTTCTGGACCATGGATGCAATGTCTATCTGGCTGAGGCAGTCAAGAAAGCGGTTAAGACCCCGGTCGCCACGGTCGGCGCACTGGCCGATCCGGCTTACATGGAGGACATTATCGCATCCGGTAAAGCCGACATCGTGGTAGTGGGACGCCAGCTTCAGGCGGATCCTGATTTTCCGAATAAGGTGAAGGCGGGGCGTTTTAATGAGGTAAGGCCCTGTGTCCGCTGCAACCACTGCCTCTCTCTCGACTTCGTGCCTTATGTGGATATGTGCTCCGGCATTTCCGAATGTACAGTCAATCCGGAAATAGGCCGGGAACTGCAATCATCCATGTATGAGCCGAAACCGCGTCCGAAAAAGGTGCTTGTCATCGGTGGAGGCCCGGGCGGCATGGAAGCTGCGTTAAAAGCAGAGGCCCAGGGGCATGAGGTGATTCTCGTGGAGAAGAACAGCCACCTCGGAGGAATGCTGCATGTCGCTGCGAGAGAAATCCCGTTCAAACAGGATTTGAAACGTTTTATGGAATACATGATCCGCATGGTGGAACAGAAATCCATCCTTGTCATGCTGAACACGGAGGCCACGCCGGAGTTGATAGAAAAAATCTCGCCGGACACCGTAATCTGCGCGGTAGGTGCGGAACCGGTGATCCCGAATATTCCGGGACTCGACAGAAAAGAAGTAATCAAAGTAACAGATCTGGACCGCCCGGATCTCCGGTTCGGTGATAAAATCGTTGTGATCGGCGGCGGGCTGCTGGGCTGTGAGGAAGCGCTCTCTCTTGCAATGGAGGGAAAAGATGCAACCGTCCTGGAGATGATGGATGATGTGGCGAAGGATTCCGACATCCTCCACAAAAAAGCCATGATGCTGGAATACGACAAACGGAAGGACCGTCTGCATGTTGTGACAGGCGTAAAATGCACCCTGGTTGACGATGACGGCGTCCATGTCACGGACAGAAATGGGAATGAAACGGTTTATAAAGCCGATTCCGTTATCCTGGCAACGGGAATGAAGGCAAAAATCAGGGAAGTGGAAAAACTGCGGACCATGGATGCTGAGTTCATACCCGTCGGAGACTGCGTGAAAGCCGGCCAGATCCGTCAGGCCATCTGCGGCGGATATTTTGCAGGCAGGAACGCATAA